One stretch of Halalkalicoccus sp. NIPERK01 DNA includes these proteins:
- a CDS encoding DNA-binding protein — MADLIVKAAVKEALSDHNVSSDFYDALDEEVEELLNDAARRAEDNDRKTVQPRDL; from the coding sequence ATGGCAGACCTGATCGTCAAAGCCGCCGTAAAGGAAGCACTGTCCGACCACAACGTCTCCTCCGACTTCTACGACGCGCTCGACGAGGAAGTCGAGGAGCTCCTCAACGACGCGGCGCGACGCGCCGAGGACAACGACCGGAAGACGGTCCAGCCCCGCGACCTGTAG
- a CDS encoding four-helix bundle copper-binding protein, with protein sequence MALTEIEHLDDEMAECMDNCLDAAQACEWCADACADEGEGMARCIRLCRDVADIATLHARFMARDSGYHAALAGICADACEECADECEQHDHEHCQVCAEVLRECAETCRSMAA encoded by the coding sequence ATGGCACTCACCGAGATCGAACACCTCGACGACGAGATGGCGGAGTGCATGGACAACTGCCTCGACGCCGCACAGGCCTGCGAGTGGTGTGCCGACGCCTGTGCCGACGAGGGCGAGGGGATGGCCCGCTGCATCCGGCTGTGTCGGGACGTCGCGGACATCGCGACGCTTCACGCCCGGTTCATGGCGCGCGATTCGGGCTACCACGCGGCGCTCGCCGGGATCTGTGCCGACGCCTGCGAGGAGTGCGCCGACGAGTGCGAACAGCACGACCACGAGCACTGTCAGGTCTGTGCGGAGGTCCTGCGCGAGTGCGCCGAGACCTGCCGCTCGATGGCCGCCTGA
- the rpiA gene encoding ribose-5-phosphate isomerase RpiA, which translates to MKTTGGGEEAKRRAGERAAELAEDGEVVGLGTGSTAAHAIRALGRRVEDGLEIRGIPTSYGSADLAREAGIELATLDDALPDLAIDGADQVAGFDLIKGGGAAHTREKLVDGAADRLVIVADPSKEGKTLDRPVPLEVLPSARRPVAEAIEGLGGEPALRAAERKDGPVVTDNGNLVLDCDFGRIDEPADLAGDLASIPGALEHGLFVGLADAVFVGTEEGVEERRR; encoded by the coding sequence ATGAAGACCACCGGCGGGGGCGAGGAGGCGAAACGCAGGGCGGGCGAGCGGGCCGCCGAACTCGCGGAGGACGGGGAGGTCGTCGGCCTCGGCACCGGCTCGACGGCGGCCCACGCGATCCGCGCGCTCGGCCGGCGGGTCGAGGACGGACTGGAGATTCGGGGGATCCCCACCTCCTATGGGTCCGCGGACCTCGCCCGCGAGGCGGGGATCGAACTCGCGACCCTCGACGACGCGCTTCCCGATCTGGCCATCGACGGCGCGGATCAGGTCGCGGGGTTCGACCTGATCAAGGGCGGCGGCGCGGCTCACACTCGGGAAAAACTGGTCGACGGCGCCGCCGATCGGCTGGTAATCGTCGCCGATCCCTCGAAGGAGGGCAAGACCCTCGATCGCCCGGTTCCGCTCGAAGTCCTGCCCTCGGCGCGCCGCCCCGTCGCCGAGGCGATCGAAGGGCTGGGCGGCGAACCCGCCCTCAGGGCCGCCGAGCGAAAGGACGGCCCCGTCGTCACCGACAACGGCAACCTCGTGCTCGACTGTGATTTCGGACGGATCGACGAGCCCGCCGACCTCGCGGGCGATCTGGCGTCGATTCCGGGCGCCCTCGAACACGGCCTGTTCGTCGGGCTGGCCGACGCCGTGTTCGTCGGCACGGAGGAGGGCGTCGAGGAGCGCCGCCGCTGA